Proteins from one Sphingobacteriaceae bacterium genomic window:
- a CDS encoding glycosyltransferase family 2 protein, with translation MPLITSQKNNMIANSPNILLSITIPTWNRSKTLEKSLSILLPQVLEFKDIIEIIISDNHSSDDTAKVINSSIEKYQSINFITYFQKENTGFFGNFKKCKELANGQFVWILSDDDFIQDGVIQEIIQILKIDQADLGILYLDNNERQEKGKFIKNRSIKINSLFKQYHYNLTLASSVIFYNKKDNDNVIYNVFKGSNLIGYALLVDVIRYKKSGTVLTGYLMQCRMASISGYNIFDAFVFDLSKILKYMLEIGYEKDVVSHINNAVLKHILVKRYFFLKAKGKMDSGLQTYPLKKVEKILKEQFGELPAYKFKIIPIKYTPQILIKISFPIIEKLRNLIRSK, from the coding sequence ATGCCATTAATTACTTCTCAGAAAAATAATATGATTGCTAACTCACCAAACATATTATTGAGCATTACTATTCCAACTTGGAATAGATCAAAAACACTAGAAAAATCATTATCAATTTTACTACCACAGGTATTGGAATTTAAGGATATTATTGAAATAATAATATCTGACAATCATTCATCAGATGACACAGCTAAAGTCATTAATTCTTCCATAGAAAAATACCAATCTATAAATTTTATCACGTATTTTCAAAAAGAAAATACGGGCTTTTTTGGAAATTTCAAAAAATGTAAAGAATTAGCAAACGGCCAATTTGTTTGGATACTTTCGGATGATGATTTTATTCAAGATGGGGTAATTCAAGAAATAATACAAATCCTTAAAATTGACCAAGCAGATTTAGGTATACTTTATTTAGATAATAATGAACGACAAGAAAAAGGCAAGTTTATTAAGAATAGAAGTATAAAAATCAATTCTCTCTTCAAGCAATACCATTACAACTTAACTTTAGCTTCATCGGTAATTTTTTATAATAAAAAAGATAACGACAATGTCATTTATAATGTGTTTAAAGGTTCCAATTTAATTGGTTATGCTTTATTGGTGGATGTTATTCGCTATAAAAAAAGTGGTACAGTACTAACAGGATATCTTATGCAATGCAGAATGGCAAGTATCTCCGGATATAACATTTTTGACGCATTTGTTTTTGATCTATCTAAAATTCTAAAATATATGCTGGAAATAGGATACGAAAAAGATGTTGTTAGTCATATCAACAATGCAGTATTAAAACACATTTTAGTAAAACGTTACTTCTTTCTGAAAGCGAAAGGAAAAATGGATTCAGGTTTACAAACTTATCCATTAAAAAAAGTAGAAAAAATACTCAAAGAACAATTTGGAGAATTGCCCGCTTACAAATTTAAAATTATTCCCATCAAATACACTCCGCAAATATTGATTAAAATTAGTTTTCCAATAATTGAAAAACTACGCAATTTAATCAGAAGTAAATAA
- a CDS encoding WecB/TagA/CpsF family glycosyltransferase, translated as MKGKVLFLNVGFNPTNYEETVDFLMHKNNRKGYVCFPDLYNVLRANETLELMKIYNASTLTLPDGKPSQYFIKKKGYQNMTTISGYWLCQKLLNTNLSHFFYGTTDNNIKLMEEKIKKMFPKANIIGFKSPPLVQIDELLNHNQLSKEIKEIQDLNPDIIWIGIGSPKQDYLMHYYSNQKEGTIMIGVGAVFDYFAETAHMGPEFLKKIGLRWLYQLFVQPKRYTSRLFYILIKLPKYMIKSVTTKKEVK; from the coding sequence ATGAAAGGAAAGGTCCTCTTTTTAAACGTTGGCTTTAACCCCACTAATTATGAAGAAACTGTTGATTTTCTAATGCATAAAAATAATAGAAAAGGATATGTTTGTTTTCCTGATCTATATAATGTGCTTCGTGCAAATGAAACACTGGAGCTGATGAAAATTTACAATGCGAGCACTTTAACATTACCGGATGGAAAACCATCGCAGTACTTTATTAAAAAAAAGGGGTATCAAAATATGACAACTATTAGCGGTTATTGGTTATGCCAAAAATTGCTGAACACCAATCTTTCTCATTTTTTTTACGGCACAACTGATAATAATATTAAATTAATGGAAGAAAAAATAAAGAAAATGTTTCCAAAAGCCAATATCATTGGTTTTAAGTCACCTCCATTAGTCCAAATTGATGAATTATTAAATCATAATCAACTTTCTAAAGAAATAAAAGAAATTCAGGATTTAAACCCGGACATCATATGGATAGGCATTGGTAGTCCAAAACAAGATTATTTAATGCATTATTATTCAAATCAAAAAGAAGGTACCATCATGATTGGAGTAGGTGCCGTGTTCGACTATTTTGCAGAAACCGCTCATATGGGTCCTGAATTTTTAAAAAAAATTGGGTTGCGGTGGTTATATCAATTGTTTGTTCAACCAAAAAGATATACATCAAGGCTTTTTTACATATTAATCAAATTACCGAAATATATGATAAAATCGGTAACTACTAAAAAGGAAGTAAAATAA
- a CDS encoding FkbM family methyltransferase: MFVNKLFKSIKNPKKALKFIKFMLEHNFRKKRGTLLIIGLESDGIFSLIYKGYERCYCFEANPERFKKLEKKYSKYSHIKLYNVAVAQYNGEITFNISNNNNGASSSIGKFKEEWTEKYLDEPIKMIKSITVPCINLYDFCVNNNVSYIDDYISDIQGMDLEVLKTMKPMLDKKQIGTIMSEVTKDGKENIYADLPSNALSDFNLLLSPNYKLVSQGWGVLKDGEFEKIPEDAWEMDCKWKVQVN; the protein is encoded by the coding sequence ATGTTTGTTAATAAATTATTCAAAAGCATCAAAAATCCTAAAAAAGCATTAAAGTTTATAAAATTTATGCTTGAACATAATTTCAGAAAAAAAAGAGGGACACTTTTAATAATCGGCCTAGAAAGCGATGGAATATTTAGTTTAATTTATAAGGGATACGAGAGATGTTATTGCTTTGAAGCCAACCCTGAAAGATTTAAAAAACTTGAAAAAAAATACTCAAAATATTCACATATAAAACTTTATAACGTGGCCGTTGCGCAGTATAATGGTGAAATCACCTTTAACATTAGCAATAATAATAATGGCGCATCCTCTTCTATTGGAAAATTTAAAGAAGAGTGGACGGAAAAATATCTTGATGAACCCATTAAAATGATTAAATCAATCACCGTCCCATGCATAAACCTTTATGATTTTTGTGTCAATAATAATGTCAGTTATATAGATGATTATATCAGTGATATACAAGGTATGGATCTCGAAGTGCTAAAAACAATGAAACCCATGCTTGATAAAAAACAAATAGGCACAATAATGTCGGAAGTAACTAAAGATGGGAAGGAAAACATATACGCTGATTTACCATCTAATGCCTTAAGTGATTTCAATTTATTATTATCCCCTAATTACAAACTAGTATCTCAAGGATGGGGAGTATTAAAAGATGGTGAATTTGAAAAAATTCCCGAAGATGCCTGGGAAATGGATTGTAAATGGAAGGTTCAAGTAAATTAA
- a CDS encoding glycosyltransferase, with product MKFNSVFIHQQIIPEYRIPIFNAILEGCKQCYIIYGNSKKGSSLKNGKIPSNKNYIKKTNWILPGKRNYFITSFYLMLIKFKPKIIITQYSPGNLNIFILYLLRPIFKFKLIGWYHGWNREKGFRPSGSFDDKLRHFMLKKADGIILYSNEAKEVLKNYKEEEKIFVANNTLDTNHFEKLRTSFELIGRASLKNEINFTSRYNLIFSGRLEESKKPMQMLEVFAIISTKCPDVMLHIIGSGPLETPMKEYVKKEKLERIKFYGSIYNDEITGKMIYCSDMMIIPRWVGLSIIHSFAFECPLLTFESTYHPPEICYLKNEINGFILGNHKSEEIANTLYNYLIDSNKHVNFKKAALEVVKTEAKVDNMVNGVLNAINYFSEK from the coding sequence TATAGAATCCCCATTTTTAATGCAATTTTAGAAGGATGCAAACAATGTTACATCATTTATGGAAATTCTAAAAAAGGAAGTTCGCTTAAAAATGGTAAAATTCCATCTAATAAAAATTATATTAAAAAAACAAATTGGATACTCCCCGGTAAACGAAACTATTTTATCACAAGTTTTTATTTAATGCTAATTAAATTTAAACCTAAAATAATCATTACTCAATATAGTCCGGGCAATTTGAATATTTTTATTCTTTACTTACTCCGTCCAATCTTTAAATTTAAACTCATCGGCTGGTACCATGGTTGGAATAGGGAAAAGGGCTTTCGTCCTTCAGGATCCTTTGATGATAAACTTAGACACTTCATGCTTAAGAAGGCTGATGGCATTATTTTGTATTCCAATGAGGCCAAAGAAGTCCTAAAAAATTACAAAGAAGAAGAAAAAATATTTGTCGCTAATAACACGCTTGACACTAATCATTTTGAGAAATTAAGAACCAGCTTTGAATTAATCGGACGAGCAAGTCTTAAGAATGAGATAAATTTCACAAGCAGATATAACTTAATTTTTTCGGGTCGACTGGAAGAATCAAAAAAACCTATGCAAATGCTTGAAGTTTTTGCGATAATTTCAACAAAATGCCCAGACGTAATGTTACATATCATTGGAAGTGGACCATTAGAAACTCCAATGAAAGAATATGTAAAAAAAGAAAAATTAGAAAGAATAAAGTTTTATGGAAGTATTTATAACGATGAGATAACCGGCAAGATGATCTATTGTTCAGATATGATGATTATTCCCAGGTGGGTAGGTTTATCAATCATTCATTCATTTGCCTTTGAATGTCCGCTCCTAACATTTGAAAGTACTTATCACCCTCCTGAAATTTGTTATCTTAAAAATGAGATTAATGGCTTTATTTTAGGAAATCATAAAAGCGAAGAAATAGCAAATACCTTATACAATTACTTAATTGATTCTAACAAGCATGTTAATTTTAAAAAAGCGGCTTTAGAAGTTGTCAAAACAGAAGCAAAAGTTGATAATATGGTAAATGGAGTGTTAAATGCCATTAATTACTTCTCAGAAAAATAA